The Linepithema humile isolate Giens D197 chromosome 7, Lhum_UNIL_v1.0, whole genome shotgun sequence genome has a window encoding:
- the LOC105678378 gene encoding uncharacterized protein, with translation MAEGGFELGVVSEPYWIPRDHPNWFTDPTGEGVAISWRPTATPRPCSKLGAGHGFVAVEWGEWVVLGCYAPPSWKLPFFKIFLAGLGDSIRGCLPRPTLVAGDFNAWSTLWSSSQTNGKGGEMVNWAAAFGLCLLNTDSRSTCVRTRGESIVDLTWASPSAARRITGWWVGEDLDSGPDHRYIVIEASTTPTGQLGRRRRNTRRGWVLRKINEDILMAVILVESWPKPSGQAVDLEEEATRVVSMVEDACEASMPRSRWSPGKAMYWWTEKIAEFRRLFSAARRTFLRVRKRGDHARMTEALEGFRAARNALRAAIRKEKARA, from the coding sequence ATGGCGGAGGGTGGGTTCGAGTTGGGAGTGGTCTCGGAGCCGTACTGGATTCCGAGGGACCACCCCAACTGGTTTACGGATCCTACTGGAGAGGGGGTCGCAATTTCGTGGCGACCAACAGCGACGCCACGCCCGTGCTCCAAGCTTGGAGCCGGGCACGGATTCGTGGCAGTTGAGTGGGGAGAGTGGGTGGTACTGGGGTGTTACGCCCCACCAAGTTGGAAACTCCCCTTTTTCAAGATCTTCCTGGCAGGGCTGGGGGACAGCATCCGCGGATGCCTCCCCCGGCCGACGTTGGTTGCGGGGGACTTCAACGCGTGGTCTACGCTATGGAGTTCCTCGCAAACCAACGGGAAAGGAGGGGAGATGGTGAACTGGGCGGCGGCATTTGGCCTGTGTCTCCTAAACACGGATTCGAGGAGCACCTGCGTGCGTACCCGGGGGGAGTCCATTGTGGATCTCACGTGGGCTTCCCCGTCGGCCGCGCGCAGGATCACGGGTTGGTGGGTGGGCGAAGATCTGGACTCGGGGCCCGATCACAGATACATCGTGATCGAGGCCTCGACCACCCCCACCGGACAGCTCGGCCGCCGTCGGCGTAACACCCGCAGGGGATGGGTCCTCAGGAAGATCAATGAGGACATCCTGATGGCGGTCATTCTGGTGGAATCCTGGCCAAAGCCATCTGGCCAGGCCGTGGACCTGGAGGAGGAGGCCACGAGGGTCGTGAGCATGGTTGAAGACGCGTGTGAGGCGTCTATGCCACGATCTAGATGGTCCCCCGGTAAGGCTATGTACTGGTGGACCGAGAAGATCGCCGAGTTCAGGCGTCTTTTCTCGGCCGCCAGACGTACATTCCTGCGAGTGCGCAAAAGGGGGGATCACGCCAGAATGACGGAAGCTCTGGAGGGGTTTCGGGCTGCGCGGAACGCCCTGCGAGCCGCCATCAGGAAGGAGAAGGCTAGGGCATAG
- the LOC137001211 gene encoding uncharacterized protein — MAAMVLSGTPPIEYSANRLAIVFERLRRARNEGEKISPRSREIMQVNAKFDAIQNWKHDLEEMGNDQPGLRVREAIGPVLIDWISRNHGWVTFHVAQIFTNHGCLNEFHCRINKIEAPLCLQCFSANDNAQHTLEFCEAWNEERDILKNVIGDRLDLPSVVVAILKDVGKWKAFSKFCSIVMSRKEADKRERQALDRRRAIDNLVSDSD; from the coding sequence ATGGCGGCCATGGTTCTTTCGGGTACACCGCCTATCGAATACTCCGCCAATAGGTTGGCGATAGTCTTCGAGAGATTACGGAGAGCTAGGAATGAAGGGGAAAAGATTTCCCCTAGATCTAGGGAAATCATGCAAGTGAATGCTAAATTCGATGCGATACAGAATTGGAAACATGACCTTGAGGAAATGGGCAACGACCAACCGGGTTTGCGGGTTCGCGAAGCGATAGGACCGGTCCTTATCGATTGGATAAGTAGAAACCACGGTTGGGTCACTTTCCATGTAGCTCAAATTTTTACGAACCATGGCTGCTTGAACGAATTCCATTGTAGAATAAATAAGATAGAAGCGCCACTATGTTTGCAATGTTTTTCAGCGAATGATAATGCGCAGCATACGTTAGAGTTTTGTGAAGCCTGGAACGAAGAGCGAGATATTCTAAAGAATGTTATAGGTGACAGGCTTGATCTGCCCTCTGTTGTAGTGGCTATTTTAAAAGACGTAGGGAAATGGAAAgctttttccaaattttgtaGCATAGTTATGTCTAGAAAGGAGGCGGACAAACGCGAACGTCAGGCCTTAGATAGAAGAAGAGCGATTGACAACTTAGTCTCTGATTCGGATTGA
- the LOC137000967 gene encoding uncharacterized protein isoform X2, which translates to MDRTIDSFMELESTKPLSEKSNTTNTISLLSDFPLSTMDELKAIEKKIKHDATFRSQLIEALHITAEGDSIQKRVNSMLRIVFNDNAASLFNWKGQRGVKQKLQGRRISKLTIETMIKTFPKMTESIFGRKAGPWLAQASFRLEKKNKRNNTSNEKENEKEPDISSGEETSVASSDASKTDN; encoded by the exons ATGGACCGAACTATTGATAGTTTTATGGAGTTAGAATCAACGAAACCTTTGTCGGAAAAGTCTAATACAACAAATACTATAAGTTTGTTAAGTGATTTTCCACTCTCGACAATGGACGAACTTAAggcaattgaaaaaaagataaaacatgATGCTACTTTCCGTTCCCAATTG ATTGAGGCTCTGCATATAACAGCTGAGGGTGACAGCATTCAAAAAAGAGTCAACTCCATGTTACGAATagtatttaatgataatgcgGCTAGCTTATTTAATTGGAAGGGTCAGCGAGGAGTCAAACAAAAATTGCAAGGACGACGAATTAGCAAACTAACGATAg aaacaaTGATCAAAACATTTCCGAAAATGACGGAAAGTATATTCGGTAGAAAAGCCGGACCATGGTTGGCTCAAGCCAGCTTTCGCttagagaagaaaaataa ACGTAATAATACTAGTAATGAGAAGGAGAATGAGAAAGAACCTGATATAAGCAGTGGTGAGGAAACCAGTGTTGCCAGTAGTGATGCTTCAAAAACCGATAATTAa
- the LOC137000967 gene encoding uncharacterized protein isoform X1: protein MNEPTQTENNSSKLDNDMKSNQEASKKSYDGKKSWAIVEFESDTEDDLEGFIDLVPTLWISSTNALCWYPMHQHKATIEKLAKKCVAVNTKWKCFSMKMIQEGIEDYNKGMKMLVKVSKNPNLNIHSDLDEKGKGKRMKKPNKRFDDFANIADVTTDADCTLEKKQKNTNILLTYPKLIPSIPELDFNQNKENQRPKRSNSVLPKHDKLKMINLKETDVVKQLSLSKETDFLSHVSNNDKVRQLQCIENRPDSLNRPMEIITHLSHTADHRNRNAPYSSHQGCKMPSKMMHKCAYGSDGKITLESLADAVCFLNSKFIF, encoded by the exons ATGAATGAACCGACgcaaacagaaaataattcttcaaaaCTTGACAATGATATGAAAAGTAATCAAGAAGCATCCAAAAAAAGCTatgatggaaaaaaaagttggGCCATTGTGGAATTTGAGTCAGACACAGAAGATGACCTCGAAGGATTTATAGACCTTGTTCCAACACTGTGGATTTCAAGTACGAATGCGCTATGTTGGTATCCCATGCACCAGCATAAAGCAACAATTGAGAAGTTAGCGAAGAAGTGCGTAGcagtaaatacaaaatggaAATGTTTTTCGATGAAAATGATTCAAGAAGGCATTG AAGACTACAATAAGGGTATGAAAATGCTCgttaaagtttcaaaaaatccaaatttgaATATACATTCAGATTTAGATGAAAAAGGAAAGGgcaaaagaatgaaaaagcCAAATAAACGATTCGATGATTTCGCTAATATTGCTGATGTTACTACAGATGCTGATTGTACATtagagaaaaaacaaaaaaacactAACATACTGCTTACGTATCCAAAACTGATCCCAAGCATACcagaattagattttaatcaaaataaggAGAATCAACGCCCAAAACGATCAAATTCCGTTCTTCCAAAACacgataaattgaaaatgattaatttaaagGAAACAGATGTCGTTAAGCAGCTCTCTCTATCGAAGGAAACAGATTTTCTCTCCCATGTatctaataatgataaagtaCGGCAACTTCAGTGCATAGAAAATCGTCCTGATTCTCTAAACAGACCTATGGAAATTATTACTCATCTTTCTCATACTGCTGATCATCGCAATCGAAATGCACCTTATTCAAGCCACCAGGGATGTAAGATGCCTTCAAAAATGATGCATAAATGTGCCTATGGGAGTGACGGAAAGATTACACTAGAATCGCTCGCAGATGCAGTATGCTTTCTCAACagtaagtttatattttag
- the LOC137001212 gene encoding uncharacterized protein, with protein sequence MADYSPNEIVDIILVLGECHSNYNAASRLYAQRFSERRHPTDMTIRSLVQRARNGHFVRQRQHHEYDENDARAVTILAIVHLNPHVSTRQIEREIGIPQRTVVRILRALNYHPFHITLTQALQLNYHLMRIAFCQWALQMLHDDPNFFMYVLFSDEAIFYSDGQLNRHICHYWSDVNPHWYRPIDHQNRWSIMVWCGIVNGYLIGPYFFEENVDRHSYLSLLRDHLPGLLEDVDLATRARMWLQQDGAAPHYALIVRAFLNASYNDRWIGQRGPVEWPPCSPDLTLPDFFLWGYLKNVIFAERPTTRDDFMDRIRRACAAIPRATLLRTVDSFQNRLQLCLEANGGNFEQLLRG encoded by the coding sequence ATGGCTGATTATAGTCCTAATGAGAttgttgatattatattagttttagGGGAGTGTCATAGCAATTACAATGCAGCATCAAGGCTTTATGCTCAACGTTTTTCTGAAAGGCGACATCCAACTGATATGACAATACGTAGTTTAGTCCAAAGAGCTCGCAATGGACATTTTGTTCGTCAACGTCAACATCATGAATATGACGAAAATGATGCGCGAGCTGTAACTATTTTAGCAATAGTTCACCTTAATCCTCATGTTAGTACTCGCCAGATTGAAAGGGAAATAGGTATACCACAAAGAACTGTTGTTAGAATTTTAAGAGCTCTAAATTATCACCCTTTCCACATCACTCTTACGCAGGCTTTACAGCTTAATTATCATCTGATGCGTATTGCTTTTTGCCAGTGGGCTTTACAAATGTTACACGATgatcctaatttttttatgtatgtgCTTTTCTCAGATGAGGCTATATTTTATAGTGACGGACAACTTAATAGACACATCTGCCATTATTGGTCAGATGTTAATCCCCACTGGTATAGGCCAATAGATCATCAAAATCGATGGAGTATTATGGTGTGGTGCGGCATTGTAAATGGTTATTTGATTGGaccttatttttttgaagaaaacgTTGATAGACACAGTTACTTATCGTTGCTAAGAGATCACTTACCAGGCTTATTAGAAGATGTTGACTTAGCAACAAGAGCAAGAATGTGGCTTCAACAAGATGGTGCTGCACCGCATTATGCACTCATTGTACGTGCCTTTTTAAATGCCAGTTACAATGACAGATGGATTGGACAAAGGGGTCCAGTTGAATGGCCTCCTTGCTCACCAGATCTGACGTTGcctgatttctttttatggggatacttgaaaaatgttatttttgctGAACGACCAACCACAAGAGATGATTTTATGGACCGTATTCGTAGAGCTTGTGCAGCCATTCCTAGAGCTACCCTGCTTAGAACTGTGGATAGTTTTCAAAACAGATTGCAGTTATGTCTCGAAGCCAACGGAGgtaattttgaacaattactCCGTGGgtaa